The following DNA comes from bacterium.
GGCGCCAGTGACGCAAAGATTCGCATAAAAACCCGTTGCGTCTTGAACGTAGACCTGCTGCCATTCTTTCGCCGCAGAGCAACAGGCCACGATCCAGCCGCTTGAAATATCATCATTGTCTACAAGCCGGATGCGCGTCTGAAATCCCACCGGACCCGTTGCGGGAATATCGTCATTCCATTGGGGATTTGTCGGCGGAATGCCGGTTTGCTTGATCGCATCGGATATTTGCAGCAGGGTGTTGTCTCGGATATTACGCACAACCTCAATTCCCTCCTGGGCAAGGTTCGCAGCGATGATCTCCTGCCGAACGGCGGGAGAGATATGAATAGTCTTTGAGATAACGATAAAAGCGCCGGTTGCACCGACAGTAAGCACAAAAAGCGCGATAATGGTTTCGATGAGGGAAAAACCATTTTTCGCATGTGGGTAGCGAATCTTTGTGTTGTTCATGAAATTCAGAAGAGCATCCGTCTTTTGAGAAGCCCTTAGGGAGCCGCAATGCAGGCGGATGAGCCATACGACGAGTCAACTTCGGGAGTTGTCGCTCGCAGACGGTAGCAGGCAAACGTGCCGCCGGGAGTATTCCCTATATTATCCGAGTATGATGTCTGGTTCGTGATATTGATCAGTTCGGTAAAGTTTGAACAGCTTGGTCCGATGACCGTGCATCGCTCGATCTTGTATCCGGTATTATTTACCGAATTATCCGTCCAGAAAAGGTTTATCTTTTTCCCGGGACCCGTGGTGAACGAGAGGCCGCTGGGCGCAAGAAGCCAGGTTCGGAGAGAGAACGTACTTGAGTACGATGAATACGCGCCTGTGGTGGCCGCACGCATGCGATAGCAATATTTAGCTTCTTGGCTAAGACCGCTATCGGTGATACTGCGTGCGCCGGTAGTAGCCGTACCGGCAATGGTCGCAACGACCGCAAAACTCACCGCAGAACAGTTCGCATCTCCGCGCTCAAGATACGTATTCATCTCTCCCAGAGAATTATCTTGCCAGTTTATCTGCGCGGCGGTGAATCCGGTCGAGGTTGTTGTTGCCAGAATCGACGGCGTATTGGGCGGCGTGAAGACGTTTCCCGACGCATTGGAGCATGTGGAAACGCCGATGGCATCCACTGCTTTGATGCAATACTGATATGCATTGCCTTCCGTTACCGATGTATCGGCATAAGTAAATGTGCTGCCGCCGATGTCCGCGCCGACTTGCGCACCGCTTGATGCGGGGTTACACGCTGCGCCGCTACAGCGAATGACTCTGAATGCGGTCGGTACGCCCCAGGTATCGGTGAAATTCGAAAGCCAGAAAAGATCAATGCGAGTACTGGAGACGACCGTAGGAGGCGTATTCAGTGTCGGGGTTTTGGGCACAACGTCTGGCGTGGTAAATGTCACGCAATTAGAAGGAGCGGAGTCTCCGGTCGCATTTACCGCTTTTACCCAATATGCGTATGCGGTCTTCGGCCTTGTTGCCGGAGACATTACATCTATATAACTTCCCGGCTGAGGCCCGGGAGTTCCGGTGCCAATAAGCGTCGATACAGCCGGAGCGCCACTACACAAAGCGCCATTGAACCGCTCTATTTTGACATTCTGGATAGTGCTTAAAGGAGGGTTGGTCCACTGTAAATTCACCTGTGACGTTGCGCCAGAGCCCGTGCCGGAGCTTGTGGGAGCCGGAAGCGCCTGAAGATTCGTTGGCGCACCGGCATAGGTCGTTGCGTAAAGCGTATTTGAACACGAAGAAGAATAGGGCCAGGAGGCATTTTGCCCTATGATGCAATATCCGTATGTTGTGCCTTCAGAAAGCGTCGTATCTGAAGCCGTAAAATCCGGAGATGTTCCCGTATACGTAAGGGTCGTGTCAACGGGCGTGCAGGCACTTCCCGTACAGCGCCTTATGATAAAACTTGTGGCAACCTTGAACTTGCCGCTTGTCGGCGAATCAGCGGCGATGTCATGCCAAGAAAGATTAATCCGGGTATCCGATACGACAACGGGAATGGCAAGTAGTGGAGGATACGGCGCCTCATCTTCCGTTTTTGAGTTTGCTTCCCTGTAAGCCCAGGCCGAGGGACCCGAAGCATTGATTGCGCGCACGCGATAGCAGTAAAGCGTATTTGGCGTCACGCCAAGAGGACTTTGTGAATCCGGTGGACATCCGGGTCCGGGAGGTGACGGATAACGAGTTGCGTCGCAATCATTGTAATTCGTATCGTCTTGTGGGGTGGTGACAAGGGAAGAGAAAACGGCCGTCACATCGCATGTTCCGGGAGCAACAAGGGTTGATCGCTGAAGCTCGAATGAGGATTCCGTGGCGATCGAGGGGAAATTCCCTCCCCAGTTAAGAAATACTTTCCTTGAAGATGCGTTAGCCGAGGTCCAGAGAGGAGCTGGCGGAGATGTAAGAGTGCTTGCGGTATTGCTGTAGCCGGAAGGACCTGTCGCATTTGTCGCACGTACTTTGTAACAATACGTGGTCTCGGCGGACAAGCCCGTGTCCGTATAAGTGCCGGTATTTGCTGAAACAATGATCGTCTGAAGCGTTGATGCGCAACCCGGCGCCATGCGCACGATCTCAAAATTCGCCTCGTTGACCGCATTGTCGATCCAGGAAATTTTTATTTCTGACACGGAAAGAGGCAGGGCAGAGAGACCGGAGGGGTCTGCCGGGACAGAGGGATAACACTGTCCTATTGCCGTGGGGCCCGGACATCCTGGCACGGTACAGCAGATATCACCCAATGCGTCATTCGCACAAAGCCCTCCGATGCCGCAGGCGATAGTCCCCCCGCAACCGTTCGACCAATACCCGCAAACCGCGCCTCCGGAAACTATATTTGCGCAAAAAAACGGCACGCAGGGCTTGGAAAGCACCTGTCCGCTCCTAATCTCAATGCGGCCGGAGCTTGAAACGCGGATTTGGCGAAGTATTGCCGTGTTGTCGGAAAATTCCAGAGGAAAATCGGTATAAGAAAGGGTTGAGCTTGCGGTCGGATCTGCTACATGGAGCACAAAGGTGGCGGGGTCTGGCGGTTCGAAATACACGTCATCAAGCACCGCCCCCAACACAAAACGAACTTTCCCGGCTTCGGGAAGCAGGAAACTTTTCACGGTTGTTGTGGAAACGTAAGATGTCGCCGGGCATGAAGCGGGATTATTTGTGTTGTCAAAACATTCGCGCTGGCCCTTCCATTGTCGGGAATACCTTGAAAGATTGACGCCGCAGGGCACTGACGTTGAGGAAGGAATCTTCGTATACAAAATATAAGAATTTGGATCTCCCGTCGCGGGATTGGGTGCGTGAATTCCAAAACCGCACGGTGGAAGCCCGCCGAACTGCGTTGGATCGCTTGAAAGCGCTAATGCCTGCGCTGTGCGGATGTCCTGCGCAAGCTTATTTGCCGCCCGCTCCATGGAGCCAACGGACCCCACGCGTCTGTAGCTTGTTAAAACCGTTGCGCCGATAAGCATCGAGATGCCAATAACCACCAAAATTTCCATGATCGTGAAACCATTGTTGCGAACTATTATTGCTTTATCTTTTATATACTCCTGGTGCATAGCGAAATTTTGGAAGAATATTATTACCTTCAAATTCAAAATTTAAAACTTTCCACAAATTTTTCTTTTTTATTTTTGCGTTCCTTACCACCTGAACGGCGCGAGATGCACCGACTTTAGTATAGCATCTCCGAAGAAAAAAGCGGCGATTGCGGCGGGAGCCAAAAACGCTCCGAACGGCACTTCCGATTTCAACGTCTTTTTATTGACCAGGATGAGCGCCAAACCGACAAGAGAACCGCTGAAAGACGCGAGCAGAAGCGCAACAAGAACATTCCAAAATCCAAGAAACAATCCCATGAAGACTGCGAGCTTCACGTCGCCAAGTCCCATCCAGACACCACGAGAAATAATGATGAGTAAAAGAAAAAATGCCGCCCCGACCAAAGATCCTGCCACGTTTGGCAAACTGCAATTCACTGTTGGAATTCCGCACGCAAAGATAAAACGGTTGGCGAGAATGAGACACGAAAAGAGCGCAATAGCGGGCAACATGACACGGTCGGGGATGAGAAAATGGCGTACGTCCGTTACAAATATGACCAAAAACACGCAGATAGCGAATAACGCATAGCTGATGGCAAGAATATTTGTAACATCGGGAAAAAGTCCGGTTATAGAGAATTGTGTTGCTGCTTCAGAAACATTCGGCAAAAAACCAAGGGGCTCTGTTGCGCGCTTCTCCATCCACCAATATGTAAAACTAAAAAGAACGCCGCTTGACAGCTCCACAAGAGGATATTGAAGGGAGATGCGTTCTTTGCACGAACGGCACCTGCCGCCAAGGACCACAAAGGACCATAACGGAATGAGTTCGTACCACTCGAGAATTCGCGCGCAATGACGGCAGTGGGATCGCCTCTGCACCACCTCCTCGCCTTCCGGAATGCGCCAGATGAGCACATTAAGGAAGCTTCCCACAATAAGGCCGAGAAGGAATAAGAACACCAGAATAAACCATAGGGGCATCATAAACATAAGTATACCCGTTAGGAGAAGCTCGACCAAGGGATAGTGGGGGATTTATTTTTCGAAAACTCTGTTTGAGCAATCAGGTTCTCGCTACCGAATATACCGTAAAACTTTCGAAAGAGCCGCAGATGCCGGCGGTTTCCACGAATCAAGTATTCGGGCAACAACTCGATAAAAAAACTGCCCCATGGGCAGTCCGGTATTTTTATAAAGCCGCTTGCAAAGGAAGAACAAATATGTGAAAACAATTGGCGTTGATCTCCTCCGTAGCATCAATAAGTCCGGCCAT
Coding sequences within:
- a CDS encoding prepilin-type N-terminal cleavage/methylation domain-containing protein, which translates into the protein MNNTKIRYPHAKNGFSLIETIIALFVLTVGATGAFIVISKTIHISPAVRQEIIAANLAQEGIEVVRNIRDNTLLQISDAIKQTGIPPTNPQWNDDIPATGPVGFQTRIRLVDNDDISSGWIVACCSAAKEWQQVYVQDATGFYANLCVTGACSTAGWSDSGFRRAVRIEKYPVGCSTECAEIYVKIKVFWNSDTEPVICPDANCILLESRLTKWVDYLGSFL
- a CDS encoding prepilin peptidase, with translation MMPLWFILVFLFLLGLIVGSFLNVLIWRIPEGEEVVQRRSHCRHCARILEWYELIPLWSFVVLGGRCRSCKERISLQYPLVELSSGVLFSFTYWWMEKRATEPLGFLPNVSEAATQFSITGLFPDVTNILAISYALFAICVFLVIFVTDVRHFLIPDRVMLPAIALFSCLILANRFIFACGIPTVNCSLPNVAGSLVGAAFFLLLIIISRGVWMGLGDVKLAVFMGLFLGFWNVLVALLLASFSGSLVGLALILVNKKTLKSEVPFGAFLAPAAIAAFFFGDAILKSVHLAPFRW